In a single window of the Astyanax mexicanus isolate ESR-SI-001 unplaced genomic scaffold, AstMex3_surface scaffold_34, whole genome shotgun sequence genome:
- the LOC111190279 gene encoding LIM/homeobox protein Lhx9-like: MRSADDATLDELLYSTFSDHSGGGAEPLGQSDGSVRDDTSTPSPSVAAAPPVCGGCGERVSDRFVLLAAGQAWHGACLRCSSCHCELQSHSSLYCRDGNIYCQQDYCSLFGVGRCARCSQPIPSSALVMRSGDMTFHLHCFSCQECDVTLLPGNLYCVEGRSLYCQSHYQPDGTTLSLHSSSQGEAEEPVSSPEPRLEERARGGGACRRVKRMRTCFRREQLRALEAYFSQKHNPDGKDWVNLSNHTGLPKRVLQVWFQNARAKLRRSLSSDTAVSTFSSGDETMATVSMASSQDAPPHQTSTIDQLELSLLTAPISEASPHHAVNLSSPTEPYKDLAFLDYTTQNSHLLSALGDIDLEAGFIME; this comes from the exons ATGAGGTCGGCTGATGATGCCACTCTAGACGAGCTCCTGTACAGCACCTTCAGTGACCACAGCGGGGGCGGGGCCGAGCCTTTAGGCCAATCAGACGGCTCCGTCAGGGACGACACATCTACACCCAGT CCGTCGGTGGCAGCAGCTCCTCCGGTGTGTGGCGGGTGTGGTGAGCGGGTCAGTGACAGGTTCGTGTTGTTGGCGGCTGGGCAGGCCTGGCACGGGGCGTGTTTACGCTGCAGTAGCTGCCACTGTGAGCTCCAGTCACACTCCTCCCTCTACTGCAGAGACGGGAACATCTACTGCCAGCAGGACTACTGCAG tctttttggAGTTGGAAGATGCGCCCGCTGTTCTCAACCAATCCCCTCCTCTGCTTTGGTCATGAGGTCTGGCGACATGACCTTTCACCTACACTGCTTTTCCTGTCAG GAATGTGACGTCACTCTGCTGCCAGGTAACCTGTACTGTGTTGAGGGGCGGAGCCTGTACTGTCAATCACACTACCAACCAGACGGAACGACACTGTCCCTCCATTCCAGCTCTCAGG GAGAAGCCGAGGAGCCGGTGAGCAGCCCTGAGCCCCGATTGGAGGAGAGGGCCCGAGGGGGCGGGGCCTGTCGGCGGGTGAAGAGGATGAGGACGTGTTTTAGGCGTGAGCAGCTGAGAGCACTGGAAGCGTACTTCTCTCAGAAACACAACCCAGACGGTAAAGACTGGGTCAACCTGTCCAACCACACCGGCCTGCCCAAGAGAGTCCTACAG GTGTGGTTTCAGAACGCCCGGGCGAAGCTCCGGCGCTCGCTGTCCTCCGACACCGCCGTCTCCACGTTCTCCTCCGGGGACGAAACCATGGCGACCGTCTCCATGGCGTCCTCTCAGGATGCTCCACCGCACCAGACCAGCACCATCGACCAGCTGGAGCTCTCCTTACTCACCGCCCCCATCAGTGAAGCTTCCCCGCACCACGCCGTGAACCTCAGCAGCCCCACAGAACCATACAAAGACCTGGCCTTTctggactacactacccagaattcCCACTTGCTCTCTGCTTTGGGAGACATTGATCTTGAAGCTGGATTTATAATGGAGTAA